In Bacillota bacterium, the genomic stretch ATATGCAGTTCGTAATCTTAACTTAAGTGTTAAGCAGGGTGAATTATTTGCCTTGCTCGGAGTCAATGGTGCGGGTAAGACCACAACTATCAAGATGTTATCGTGTCTTGTTAAGCCAACTGATGGGGATGCTCGCATCTTTGGAAACAGCATTACTGCCAATACGATCAAGGTAAAGGAGCTCACGAATGTTTCGCCTCAAGAAACAGCAATCGCCCCAAACCTAACTGTTAGGGAGAACTTGGAGTTTATCGCCCGCATCTATGGCGATGACAAGCGTGCTGCGGCAGAAAAGGCCAATGCGAGCATAGCATCCTTTGGCTTGTCAAACATAGCTGAAGATCGGGCGAAAACACTATCTGGTGGGTGGCAGAGGCGTCTCAGCATCGCTATGGCTTTGATTTCTGAACCACAGTTGCTGTTCCTTGATGAACCTACCCTCGGACTCGATGTTCTTGCGAGGCGGGAGCTGTGGAGTGTAATCAATGGACTGAAAGGAAAAGTAACCA encodes the following:
- a CDS encoding ABC transporter ATP-binding protein, with the translated sequence MIAIQTENLTKRYKDKYAVRNLNLSVKQGELFALLGVNGAGKTTTIKMLSCLVKPTDGDARIFGNSITANTIKVKELTNVSPQETAIAPNLTVRENLEFIARIYGDDKRAAAEKANASIASFGLSNIAEDRAKTLSGGWQRRLSIAMALISEPQLLFLDEPTLGLDVLARRELWSVINGLKGKVTMILTTHYLEEAVSLSDRIGIMVNGELREVGTADELMEKVNAKNFEEAFIAIAGEGVPTV